TTTACAATGCAACTTCCTGTTGAAGATAAATTCTATGCTACTAAAAATGAGATGAAAGAAAACATAGTAGTTTTACTTGGAGGTAGAGTAGCAGAAGAGTTAGTGCTAAAAGATGTATCTACAGGAGCATCAAACGACTTAGAAAGAGTTACAGCTACTGCAAGAAGTATGGTAACAAAATATGGAATGAGTTCTAAACTTGGTCCAATGTCATTTGACAGTGATGATGAAGTATTTTTAGGTAATAGTTTTTCAAGTAAGAGAAATTATTCTGAAGAAGTTGCCTTTGAAATAGACCAAGAAACAAAACGTATAGTTGATGGTTCATATGATAAGACAAGAAGTATATTGCAAGAAAACATGGATAGACTAGAGTATGTAGCACAAGCCTTACTTATCTATGAAACTTTAGATGCAGATCAATTTATAAAAGCATTTAATAAAGAATTACCATTAAATGATATTGAAAATGCAATTACAGAAGAAAATTCTCCTAAAGAAACTGAAGAGCAATTAACTATAAATCTAGAAAAAGATAGAGAAGAAAGAAACAATGTTGTTGATATAAATAAAAATCAAGAAAATAAATCTGATGAAGATAAATAATTTTAAAATATTGATTATTTTAAGAGTATTATCTGTTGAGGATTAAATATTAAGACTGAAAGTATAATATTAAGTTGATAAACAAAGTATATTTGCATATATCAATTTAATTAATACTTTCAGTTTTTTTTGTGGTTTTATCAAAGATTAGGTAGAATATTAAATTATGGAAATCAATGGTATGGGTATATAAGTTTACTTGTGATAATATATTAAAAAGGAAATTTAAAATTAGTAGTATTAAAAATATACTAATAATGTATAATTACTTATTAGAAGAAAATAAGTCATGAAATCATGTCATATTAGAGGTGAAGTATGCGAGAGAAGATAATAGAAATTATATTAAATAATAAATCTGAGTTTATTTCGGGTGAAGAGTTGTCAAAGCAATTAGGTGTATCACGTGCAGCTATATGGAAACATATGAAAGCTCTGAAAGAAGAGGGATATAATATAGAATCTGTAAATAAAAAAGGTTATAGACTAACAGAAAACCCAACTGACTTATTAAGTCCACAGAACATTTACCATAAATTAGATACAGAGTTTATTGGTAAGAATATTGAACATCTTGATACTGTAGATTCAACCAATGAATACGCAAAAAGAGTGGCTGTGAATAGTATAGATGGAACTGTTATTTTAAGTGAACATCAAGATATGGGAAAAGGACGATTAGGAAGAACCTGGGATTCCAAACCTCATGAAGGGATTTGGATGAGTATTATTTTAAAACCAGATATGGAACCATTTAAAGCGCCATTTATAACTTTAATAGCAGGAGCAAGTGTAACACAAGCTTTAAATAATTTAGGGGCAAAGACTTTAATAAAATGGCCAAATGATGTTATTTTAAATGGGAAAAAAATATGTGGTATACTAACAGAATTGTCTGCTGAGATTGAAAGAACAAATTATGTTGTTCTTGGTATTGGAATAAATGTTAAAATAATGGACTTTGAGCCAGAAATAGCTGAGAAAGCTACCTCATTGTATAAAGAAGGATACAAATTGCCTAGAGTAGATATTGTTAGAAATGTATTGGCTGAATTTGAAAAGTTATATTTAGATTATACTGTAAATAATTCAAAAGAAGAGACTTTAAAAATATGTAGAGATTATTCTGCCATTATAGATAAGAATATATATGTACTAAAAGGAAATGATAAAGAATTAGTTAAATGTTTAGATATAAATGAAGAAGGTAACCTAGTGGTTCAAAGTAGTGATGGAAGTGTAAAAGAAATTGTTTCAGGTGAAGTTTCTATAAGAGGAGAAAAGGGATATGTATGATAATATTTTGGATATAGAAGGTCTAAAAGTTGGGCAAGTTGAGGATAGAAGCGGTCTGACTGGATGTACAGTAGTGATTTGTGAAGATGGTGCAACTTGTGGTGTTGATGTAAGGGGTTCAGCTCCAGGAACTAGAGAAACCGATTTATTAGACCCTGTGAATATGGTTCAAAAAGTTCATGCTGTAGTTTTAGCAGGAGGTTCTGCATATGGTCTTGAATCTACTTGTGGAGTAAGTAAGTACTTAGAAGAAAAAGGAATTGGTTTTGATGTTGGAGTTGGCAAGGTTCCTATAGTTGTGGGAGCGGTTTTATTTGATTTAGGAGTAGGAGATTTTAAGTGTAGACCAGATATACAAATGGGTTATAAAGCTTGTGAAGTAGCAAATACAGCTGTTTTAAATCAGGGGAATTATGGAGCAGGATGTGGAGCTACTGTTGGAAAGATAAGAGGGCAAGAATATGCTATGAAAGGTGGAATAGGAAGTTATTCTATAAAACTTGATAGTGGCTTGATTGTATCTGCATTGATTGCTGTAAATGCTCTTGGAGATGTTTATGAGGATGGTAAGGTTATAGCAGGTGCTTTAAATGATAAAAAAACAGAAACAATTGATACATACAAATTGATGAAACAAGGTGCAAGTAAAGGTGGATTTAGCATAGATAATACTACAATTGGAGTTATAGCTACAAATGCTAAGTTAACTAAAGCTGAATGTAAAAAAATATCTCAAATGGGTCATGATGGTTATGCAAAAGCTATTTTTCCTATTCATACACCTCATGATGGAGATACAATATTCACAATGTCAAAAGGTGAAATAGAAGCAGATATAACATTATTGGGTTCATTGGC
This sequence is a window from Clostridioides difficile. Protein-coding genes within it:
- a CDS encoding P1 family peptidase, whose amino-acid sequence is MYDNILDIEGLKVGQVEDRSGLTGCTVVICEDGATCGVDVRGSAPGTRETDLLDPVNMVQKVHAVVLAGGSAYGLESTCGVSKYLEEKGIGFDVGVGKVPIVVGAVLFDLGVGDFKCRPDIQMGYKACEVANTAVLNQGNYGAGCGATVGKIRGQEYAMKGGIGSYSIKLDSGLIVSALIAVNALGDVYEDGKVIAGALNDKKTETIDTYKLMKQGASKGGFSIDNTTIGVIATNAKLTKAECKKISQMGHDGYAKAIFPIHTPHDGDTIFTMSKGEIEADITLLGSLAVEAVEKSIINAVKKADSVENIIAYKDIVKK
- a CDS encoding biotin--[acetyl-CoA-carboxylase] ligase — protein: MREKIIEIILNNKSEFISGEELSKQLGVSRAAIWKHMKALKEEGYNIESVNKKGYRLTENPTDLLSPQNIYHKLDTEFIGKNIEHLDTVDSTNEYAKRVAVNSIDGTVILSEHQDMGKGRLGRTWDSKPHEGIWMSIILKPDMEPFKAPFITLIAGASVTQALNNLGAKTLIKWPNDVILNGKKICGILTELSAEIERTNYVVLGIGINVKIMDFEPEIAEKATSLYKEGYKLPRVDIVRNVLAEFEKLYLDYTVNNSKEETLKICRDYSAIIDKNIYVLKGNDKELVKCLDINEEGNLVVQSSDGSVKEIVSGEVSIRGEKGYV